Proteins co-encoded in one Aspergillus luchuensis IFO 4308 DNA, chromosome 6, nearly complete sequence genomic window:
- a CDS encoding putative pyruvate formate lyase activating enzyme (COG:S;~EggNog:ENOG410PHTW;~InterPro:IPR007197,IPR040085,IPR016431,IPR013785;~PFAM:PF04055;~go_function: GO:0003824 - catalytic activity [Evidence IEA];~go_function: GO:0051536 - iron-sulfur cluster binding [Evidence IEA]), translating to MTSITRSLRTLHPYSSLRAPPTCTYRYISKRHLGIPPAYLLDDYIPRYQLLSSVDASKKRSLAYAHLQNCNLCPRRCGVNRFHETGMCLIGAETAKVNTIAPHRGEEPCIQGFHGSGSVFFSGCNMRCVFCQNHDIAHKKAGHDLTPTELAEWYMKLQTVGHVHNINLVTPEHVVPQVVLSILDARDMGLKIPIVYNTSSFDSLDSLHLLDGLVDIYLPDFKVWKGSTAKRLLKAEEYVETAKESIKEMHRQVGDLSFTSDGIAKKGVLLRHLVMPGLEDEGREIVRWLAENVSRDLYVHVMEQYRPDAYVGRRKRGRGADGDGDGEVRYKEINRAVREEEWSGVREAAVQAGLWRFCEVNEMGGFHL from the exons ATGACCTCAATAACACGCTCCCTCCGCACCCTTCACCCCTATTCTTCCCTCCGAGCCCCACCCACATGTacatatagatatatttcaaaACGCCACCTCGGCATCCCCCCCGCCTACCTCCTCGACGACTACATTCCCCGCTACCAactcctctcctccgtcgaCGCCTCCAAAAAGCGGTCCCTAGCCTACGCCCACCTGCAGAACTGCAACCTGTGCCCGCGCCGCTGCGGCGTAAACCGCTTCCACGAGACAGGGATGTGTCTGATCGGCGCCGAAACCGCAAAAGTGAATACCATCGCCCCGCATCGCGGCGAGGAACCCTGCATCCAGGGATTTCATGGCTCGGGGAGTGTGTTCTTCTCTGGCTGTAATATGCGGTGTGTGTTTTGTCAGAATCAT GATATAGCTCACAAAAAAGCCGGACACGATCTCACGCCCACCGAGCTAGCAGAGTGGTACATGAAGCTCCAAACAGTCGGGCACGTACACAACATCAACCTAGTAACGCCCGAACACGTCGTCCCGCAAGTCGTTCTCTCGATCCTCGATGCGCGAGACATGGGATTGAAGATCCCGATCGTGTACAACACATCCAGCTTCGACTCCCTCGACTCACTACATCTACTAGATGGGTTAGTGGACATCTACCTCCCCGACTTCAAGGTCTGGAAGGGAAGTACCGCGAAGCGACTCCTCAAAGCGGAGGAGTATGTCGAGACCGCGAAAGAGAGTATCAAGGAGATGCATCGGCAGGTAGGGGATTTGAGTTTCACCTCTGATGGGATTGCGAAgaagggggtgttgttgagaCATTTGGTGATGCCGGggttggaggatgaggggagggagattgtAAGGTGGTTGGCGGAGAATGTTTCGAGGGATTTGTATGTTCATGTTATGGAGCAGTATAGGCCGGATGCGTAtgttgggaggaggaagaggggaaggggtgcagatggagatggggatggggaggtgaggtATAAGGAGATTAATCGGGCtgtgagggaggaggaatggagtGGTGTTAGAGAGGCGGCGGTGCAGGCTGGGTTGTGGAGATTTTGTGAGGTTAATGAGATGGGGGGGTTCCATCTTTAG
- a CDS encoding Zn(II)2Cys6 transcription factor (COG:S;~EggNog:ENOG410Q27X;~InterPro:IPR036864,IPR021858,IPR001138;~PFAM:PF00172,PF11951;~go_function: GO:0000981 - DNA-binding transcription factor activity, RNA polymerase II-specific [Evidence IEA];~go_function: GO:0008270 - zinc ion binding [Evidence IEA];~go_process: GO:0006355 - regulation of transcription, DNA-templated [Evidence IEA]) — protein sequence MGSKTLGLKKYSPRSRTGCRTCRARRIKCDETPGPSCKNCTSTGRTCDRSPQFQLPIKARLRHVNLLHNCISTNLPGMTADERRCLALFQTYTIPMLTGLCDSELWQRIVLQMSQTEPAVGHAVAALGAFHETTTVGVAGMNDDYQLFALEQYGRAIAVLRRRLASGSGDPQLRITALVCCVIFVVLDLLQDNYGNVLVHLRNGIYILMNETGPKAREAMFKSLPAGPKNDTEREEDAVFTHMFAQLAVQAAHFSEDSVMRLQPLDAHLSTVHYDSIEIRSLIEAKDTLEPLLDSMVRFWTRCEAELRDRSADHYPLYVEQQRQYSNIQRHINAFEAYMSQAQHYSPKETRAINTIRVSHIVMSTYIATFLDLTETIYDRFLARWNRAVILTEQIVASLYTEYAHKQQPLPNIISDIGAFVPLFSVGIKCRDVGIRERVLRLFRAWPHREGLHDSMSYLYMLREIVKIEGDAADADGYVPEKARVRTMLYEKVGDGKHAVLHYALSDPEARELVMRKRVLVMDEMI from the coding sequence TCTCGAACAGGGTGCCGGACGTGCCGTGCACGACGGATTAAATGCGACGAGACACCAGGACCATCATGCAAGAACTGCACGTCGACAGGTCGTACTTGCGACCGGTCCCCGCAGTTCCAGCTCCCCATAAAAGCGCGCCTTCGACACGTTAATCTCCTGCACAACTGCATTTCCACCAACCTGCCCGGTATGACAGCCGACGAGCGCCGCTGTCTCGCCTTATTTCAGACATATACGATTCCCATGCTGACCGGGTTATGTGACTCGGAACTCTGGCAACGGATCGTGCTACAGATGAGTCAGACGGAGCCGGCAGTTGGACACGCCGTCGCAGCGCTGGGGGCATTCCACGAAACTACGACTGTGGGTGTAGCTGGTATGAATGATGATTATCAGCTCTTTGCACTGGAGCAATACGGCCGGGCGATTGCTGTTCTTCGTCGCCGCCTTGCGTCCGGGTCCGGGGATCCCCAGCTACGGATTACGGCGTTGGTGTGTTGTGTGATCTTTGTGGTGCTAGATTTATTGCAAGATAATTACGGAAACGTGTTGGTGCATCTGAGAAATGGGATATACATTCTTATGAATGAGACTGGCCCGAAAGCGAGGGAAGCAATGTTCAAATCCCTTCCCGCTGGTCCGAAAAATGATACTGAGCGAGAAGAGGACGCAGTCTTCACGCATATGTTTGCGCAGTTGGCGGTCCAGGCGGCGCATTTCAGCGAGGATTCCGTGATGAGGTTGCAACCATTGGATGCGCATCTCTCCACGGTGCATTACGACAGTATAGAAATCCGCAGTCTAATTGAAGCAAAGGATACGTTGGAACCGTTGCTTGATAGCATGGTGCGCTTCTGGACGCGCTGCGAAGCAGAGCTTCGAGATCGCTCTGCCGATCATTATCCTCTCTATGTCGAGCAACAACGGCAATACAGTAACATACAACGCCATATCAACGCTTTTGAGGCATACATGTCCCAAGCCCAACACTACTCACCCAAGGAAACCCGAGCTATCAATACAATCCGCGTCAGTCACATCGTCATGAGTACCTATATCGCCACCTTCCTGGATCTCACCGAGACCATCTACGACCGATTCCTAGCACGATGGAACCGAGCCGTAATTTTGACAGAGCAGATCGTCGCCAGTCTTTATACGGAATACGCCCACAAGCAACAGCCACTTcccaacatcatctccgatATTGGGGCTTTCGTCCCACTGTTTTCGGTAGGGATCAAGTGCCGCGATGTGGGTATCCGAGAGCGTGTGTTGAGGTTGTTCCGCGCATGGCCGCATCGCGAAGGACTGCATGACTCGATGTCATACTTATACATGTTGCGGGAAATAGTGAAGATAGAAGGGGACGCAGCCGATGCTGATGGGTATGTGCCGGAGAAGGCGAGGGTGCGAACGATGCTGTATGAGAAGGTTGGAGATGGCAAGCATGCGGTGCTACACTACGCGTTATCGGACCCAGAGGCAAGGGAGTTGGtaatgaggaagagagttCTTGTAATGGATGAAatgatataa
- a CDS encoding uncharacterized protein (COG:S;~EggNog:ENOG410PXXD): MSLTYNLPDSASLALTEQYPPSRTYRGFNDLNQAIMAVWDRLRQRDADQFLSFKHISPSSFLYVENNRHRLRNLVRLTYYPDIQTMIVKVPLPPHEKAHQLISRKTLSILDNMGIDWDQQLPTGSATHTAPSRSQKQGDFSSRNSTLRPNEDSDWPPHWIIEAGLSESLRRLCQDINWWIGNSGGQVLLALLVRVDRAAKKITIEKYFPQIRQRPSTRAQTVAGVFYVKRLVTTTVIDMRTTPPSVQGGPLVLDFDRLVGRPAVAPETNVIFDNARLVQMGHFVFMGIP; encoded by the coding sequence ATGTCCTTGACGTACAATCTTCCCGACTCCGCTTCACTTGCGTTGACGGAACAATACCCCCCCTCCCGAACCTATCGAGGATTCAATGATCTCAATCAGGCCATCATGGCCGTTTGGGACCGGCTGAGACAGCGGGACGCAGAccaatttctttctttcaagCACATATCGCCAAGCTCATTTCTTTACGTGGAGAACAACCGTCATAGGTTGCGTAACCTTGTCCGACTTACCTACTATCCGGATATTCAGACTATGATCGTCAAAGTCCCGCTGCCGCCACACGAGAAGGCGCATCAGTTAATTTCACGTAAGACATTATCCATCTTGGATAACATGGGGATCGACTGGGATCAGCAACTGCCCACAGGTTCCGCCACACACACTGCGCCCTCGCGCTCCCAGAAACAAGGCGACTTCTCGTCTAGAAATAGCACTTTGAGACCCAACGAAGATAGTGACTGGCCGCCCCACTGGATCATTGAAGCTGGCCTGTCTGAATCACTCCGTCGGCTGTGTCAAGACATAAATTGGTGGATCGGAAACTCCGGTGGACAAGTCCTCTTGGCCTTGCTAGTTAGAGTTGACCGCGCGGCGAAGAAAATTACGATAGAGAAGTACTTCCCGCAGATCAGACAAAGACCCAGCACTCGAGCCCAAACCGTCGCCGGCGTGTTCTATGTGAAGCGACTCGTGACCACTACTGTGATAGACATGAGGACAACTCCCCCTTCTGTCCAAGGCGGCCCATTAGTGCTGGACTTCGATCGTTTGGTCGGTCGTCCGGCTGTTGCCCCTGAAACGAACGTCATTTTCGACAATGCGCGATTGGTTCAGATGGGTCATTTTGTTTTTATGGGGATACCATAA
- the xlnR gene encoding putative C6 transcription factor (COG:K;~EggNog:ENOG410PMTG;~InterPro:IPR036864,IPR007219,IPR001138;~PFAM:PF00172,PF04082;~TransMembrane:1 (o844-864i);~go_function: GO:0000981 - DNA-binding transcription factor activity, RNA polymerase II-specific [Evidence IEA];~go_function: GO:0003677 - DNA binding [Evidence IEA];~go_function: GO:0008270 - zinc ion binding [Evidence IEA];~go_process: GO:0006351 - transcription, DNA-templated [Evidence IEA];~go_process: GO:0006355 - regulation of transcription, DNA-templated [Evidence IEA]) yields MSTPSIPQFPSPFSPFSSGSQSTGMAPSQTVGLDTLAEGSQYVLEQLQLSRDAAGTGAGDGATSTSLRNSMSHAKDQPLFDDERNQSAGSGFKNTLQRDPLVEARSAIRKNSSSAPVRRRISRACDQCNQLRTKCDGQHPCAHCIEFGLTCEYARERKKRGKASKKDLAAAAAAATHGSNGHSGQANASLMAERTSEDSRPAQDVNGRYDSTFESHHISSQPSHMQHANNAGISGLHDSQTAPSHSQPSLGTTIDAMHLGHFNTLNDSGRPAMSMSDLRSLPPSVLPPQGLSSGYNASAFALVNPQEPGSPANQFRLGSSAENPTAPFLGLSPPGQSPGWLPLPSPSPANFPSFSLHPFSSTLRYPVLQPVLPHIASIIPQSLACDLLDVYFHSSSPSHLSPSSPYVVGYIFRKQSFLHPTKPRLCSSGLLASMLWVAAQTSEAPFLTSPPSARGRVCQKLLELTIGLLRPLVHGPATGEASPNYAANMVINGVALGGFGVSMDQLGAQSSATGAVDDVATYVHLATVVSASEYKAASMRWWTAAWSLARELKLGRELPPNVSHARQDGERDGDGEADRRHPPTLITSLGHGPGSSGINVTEEEREERRRLWWLLYATDRHLALCYNRPLTLLDKECGGLLQPMNDDLWQVGDFAAAAYRQVGPPVECTGHSMYGYFLPLMTILGGIVDLHHAENHPRFGLAFRNSPEWERQVQDVTRQLDTYGRSLKEFEARYTSNLTLGTAENEPAVEGAHLDHTSPSGRSSSTVGSRVSGSIMHTRMVVAYGTHIMHVLHILLAGKWDPVNLLEDHDLWISSESFVSAMSHAVGAAEAAAEILEHDPDLSFMPFFFGIYLLQGSFLLLLAADKLQGDASPSVVRACETIVRAHEACVVTLNTEYQRTFRKVMRSALAQVRGRIPEDFGEQQQRRREVLALYRWSGDGSGLAL; encoded by the exons ATGTCAACTCCCTCGATTCCTCAATTCCCCAgtcctttctctcctttctcttccggATCGCAGTCGACGGGGATGGCGCCGTCTCAGACTGTCGGGTTGGATACGCTTGCCGAGGGCTCGCAGTACGTCCTGGAACAATTGCAGCTGTCGCGAGACGCTGCGGGAACTGGTGCCGGCGACGGCGCgacctccacttccttgcGAAATTCCATGTCGCATGCGAAAGATCAACCACTTTTCGACGACGAGAGAAACCAGAGCGCTGGTTCCGGTTTCAAGAACACTCTGCAAAGAGATCCCCTCGTGGAGGCTCGCTCTGCCATTCGCAAAAACTCCTCGTCGGCTCCAGTCCGCCGCCGAATCAGCCGTGCCTGTGACCAGTGTAACCAACTCCGAACGAAATGCGACGGGCAGCATCCGTGCGCTCATTGCATTG AATTTGGATTGACCTGCGAGTATGCGCGAGAACGCAAGAAGCGCGGCAAAGCGTCGAAGAAGGAcctggcagcggcagcggcggcggccacTCATGGGTCAAATGGTCATTCAGGGCAGGCCAACGCGTCGCTGATGGCTGAGCGGACGTCTGAAGACAGCCGGCCAGCGCAAGACGTCAACGGCCGATACGACTCGACCTTTGAGAGCCATCATATCAGCTCGCAGCCCTCGCATATGCAGCATGCGAACAATGCCGGTATATCCGGTCTACATGACTCCCAGACGGCGCCGTCGCATTCGCAGCCATCGCTAGGAACGACCATCGATGCGATGCATCTAGGCCATTTTAATACGCTGAATGATTCCGGTCGCCCGGCGATGTCCATGTCCGACCTTCGATCGCTACCCCCGTCCGTTCTACCACCTCAAGGCCTGAGTTCCGGGTACAACGCGAGCGCATTCGCTTTAGTTAATCCGCAGGAACCGGGCTCACCAGCTAACCAGTTTCGCTTGGGAAGCTCAGCGGAAAACCCAACCGCACCGTTCCTCGGTCTCTCACCTCCAGGGCAATCGCCTGGATggctccctcttccttcgccATCTCCTGCcaactttccttctttcagCCTGCATCCGTTTTCCAGCACTTTACGATACCCTGTTTTGCAGCCGGTTCTGCCACATATTGCCTCCATTATCCCGCAGTCACTAGCGTGTGACCTTTTGGATGTTTACTTCCATagttcctccccttcccatcTGTCTCCGTCGTCCCCATACGTGGTGGGCTACATCTTCCGCAAACAGTCCTTCCTCCACCCGACGAAACCCCGACTATGCAGTTCCGGTCTCCTGGCGAGTATGCTCTGGGTAGCCGCGCAGACCAGTGAAGCCCCTTTCTTGACATCGCCGCCCTCGGCTCGGGGCCGTGTATGCCAGAAACTGCTGGAATTGACGATCGGTTTGCTCCGACCGTTGGTCCATGGCCCTGCTACCGGCGAAGCGTCCCCCAACTATGCGGCGAACATGGTTATTAATGGCGTCGCTCTGGGCGGATTCGGAGTTTCCATGGATCAGCTGGGCGCGCAAAGTAGCGCCACCGGGGCCGTGGATGATGTGGCGACCTATGTGCATCTTGCGACGGTGGTGTCCGCCAGCGAGTACAAGGCGGCCAGCATGCGCTGGTGGACTGCGGCGTGGTCTCTAGCGCGCGAGCTGAAGCTAGGCCGTGAGCTGCCACCCAATGTCTCTCACGCACGACAAGATGGAGAGcgagatggggatggagaggcaGATAGGCGGCATCCTCCAACTCTTATTACATCGCTAGGCCACGGACCGGGAAGCTCCGGCATCAATGTCACCGAAGAGGAGCGGGAAGAGCGCCGGCGCCTGTGGTGGCTCTTATATGCGACAGATCGGCACCTGGCGTTGTGCTACAATCGCCCCCTCACGCTGCTGGACAAGGAATGTGGCGGGCTGTTGCAGCCGATGAACGATGATCTGTGGCAGGTCGGCGACTTTGCGGCGGCTGCCTACCGCCAGGTCGGACCACCCGTCGAGTGCACGGGTCACAGCATGTATGGATACTTCCTGCCGCTGATGACGATTCTTGGAGGGATCGTCGATCTGCACCACGCCGAGAATCATCCGCGCTTTGGCCTGGCGTTTCGCAATAGTCCGGAATGGGAGCGTCAGGTCCAGGACGTTACGCGGCAGCTGGACACATACGGGCGCAGCTTGAAAGAGTTCGAGGCTCGCTACACCAGCAACCTGACTCTGGGGACTGCGGAGAACGAACCTGCCGTGGAAGGTGCCCATTTGGACCACACGAGTCCTTCAGGTCGTTCCAGTAGCACCGTGGGATCACGGGTGAGCGGGTCCATCATGCACACGAGGATGGTCGTCGCCTACGGGACGCATATCATGCATGTCCTGCATATTCTGCTCGCGGGCAAGTGGGACCCAGTCAACTTGTTGGAAGACCATGATCTGTGGATCTCCTCGGAGTCGTTTGTGTCGGCTATGAGCCACGCGGTCGGTGCGgcggaagcagcagcagaaatcCTGGAGCATGATCCAGATCTCAGCTTCATGccgttcttcttcgggaTTTACCTGCTACAAGGCAGCTTCTTGCTGCTACTGGCGGCGGACAAGCTGCAGGGCGATGCCAGTCCAAGTGTTGTGCGGGCATGCGAGACGATCGTGCGGGCGCATGAGGCGTGCGTAGTGACCTTGAACACAGAGTACCAG CGAACATTCCGCAAGGTCATGCGATCGGCGCTGGCGCAGGTTCGAGGACGCATCCCGGAGGACTTtggggagcagcagcagcgccgacGCGAAGTGCTTGCGCTATACCGCTGGAGCGGCGACGGCAGTGGGCTGGCACTGTAG